One genomic window of Candidatus Pseudobacter hemicellulosilyticus includes the following:
- a CDS encoding RNA polymerase sigma factor: protein MAVTTQDSELLVLFRDPATKESAYTAIIRKYQEKLYWHVRRMVVEHEDANDVLQNVFIRVWNGLVNFREDARLYTWLYRIATNECLTFLEQQKKRAAVSLDEENSNLENKVKADKDFDPNKLEWKLQLAIQQLPEKQRIVFNLRYYDEMPYEEMSRVLETSEGALKASYHHAVKKIEDYILNH, encoded by the coding sequence ATGGCGGTAACCACCCAAGACAGTGAGCTGTTGGTGCTGTTCCGTGATCCTGCCACTAAAGAGAGTGCCTATACGGCCATTATCCGCAAATACCAGGAGAAACTATACTGGCATGTCCGGCGGATGGTGGTGGAGCATGAGGACGCGAACGATGTATTACAGAACGTGTTCATCCGCGTCTGGAACGGCCTGGTCAATTTCCGGGAAGATGCCCGGCTGTATACCTGGCTGTACCGGATAGCCACCAATGAATGCCTCACTTTCCTGGAACAGCAGAAAAAGCGGGCAGCGGTCTCACTGGACGAAGAAAACAGCAACCTGGAGAACAAGGTAAAGGCTGATAAGGACTTTGATCCTAACAAACTGGAGTGGAAGCTGCAACTGGCCATCCAGCAATTGCCTGAAAAGCAGCGGATTGTATTTAATCTCCGCTATTATGACGAAATGCCTTACGAGGAAATGAGCAGGGTGCTGGAAACATCGGAGGGCGCTTTAAAGGCCTCCTACCATCACGCTGTGAAAAAAATAGAGGACTATATCCTCAACCATTAA
- the galE gene encoding UDP-glucose 4-epimerase GalE, which translates to MSKILVTGGCGYIGSHTIVDLVENGFDVISVDNNSRSTPRILEGIEKITGKKIKNYKVDLCNFDDTYAIFQENTDIAGIIHFAAYKAVGESVEQPLMYFENNLVSLINLLKCVQEFHIPYFVFSSSCTVYGNPDKIPVTEATPPKPAESPYGYTKQMGEQIINEFSKANASQCVLLRYFNPVGAHPSILIGELPIGRPANLVPAITQTAIGKIPSMTVHGNDYDTRDGSCLRDYIHVSDIAHAHTLAMVYLLDGKSAKRCEVFNLGSGNGVTVLEAINAFEKVSGVKLNYNIGPRRSGDVVAIYANNEFAVQTLGWELKYSLDEMMATAWKWEQRLKLDEKFYQSKPADLN; encoded by the coding sequence ATGAGTAAAATTCTGGTTACTGGCGGTTGTGGTTATATTGGCTCCCACACAATCGTCGATCTGGTTGAAAACGGCTTTGATGTGATCTCTGTAGATAACAACTCAAGGTCTACCCCCCGTATCTTGGAAGGTATTGAAAAAATTACCGGTAAGAAGATCAAGAACTACAAGGTTGATCTCTGCAATTTTGATGACACGTACGCGATATTCCAGGAAAACACGGATATCGCCGGCATCATTCACTTTGCGGCCTATAAGGCAGTAGGTGAGTCTGTAGAGCAGCCCCTGATGTATTTTGAGAACAACCTGGTTTCCCTGATCAACCTGCTGAAATGCGTACAGGAATTCCATATTCCCTATTTCGTGTTCTCTTCTTCCTGTACTGTATACGGCAATCCCGATAAGATCCCTGTCACAGAAGCCACGCCCCCCAAACCGGCTGAATCGCCGTATGGCTATACCAAGCAGATGGGCGAGCAGATCATCAACGAATTCAGTAAGGCCAATGCATCACAATGCGTGCTGCTGCGCTATTTCAACCCGGTTGGCGCCCACCCCTCTATCCTGATCGGTGAGCTGCCTATTGGCCGCCCTGCCAACCTGGTGCCCGCCATTACGCAGACCGCTATCGGCAAGATCCCGTCCATGACCGTTCATGGAAACGATTATGACACCCGGGATGGTTCCTGCCTGCGGGACTATATCCACGTTTCCGACATCGCCCATGCCCATACCCTGGCTATGGTCTACCTGCTGGATGGCAAATCCGCCAAGCGTTGCGAAGTATTCAACCTGGGTTCCGGCAATGGCGTTACTGTGCTGGAAGCTATCAACGCTTTTGAAAAGGTCAGCGGCGTAAAGCTCAATTACAATATCGGCCCCCGTCGTTCCGGCGATGTTGTCGCCATCTATGCCAACAACGAGTTTGCTGTGCAGACACTGGGCTGGGAACTGAAATACTCCCTGGACGAAATGATGGCTACCGCCTGGAAATGGGAGCAAAGGCTGAAACTGGATGAAAAATTCTACCAGAGCAAGCCCGCAGACCTTAATTAA
- a CDS encoding transketolase C-terminal domain-containing protein, producing the protein MLKDIQSTGQKDTRSGFGDGIAEAARTNPNIVALTADLAGSMKLNQFMKEYPERFIQVGIAEANMIGIAAGLTIGGKIPYTTTFANFSTGRVYDQIRQSVAYSGKNVKICASHAGLTLGEDGATHQILEDIGLMKMLPGMTVIVPCDYSQTKAATIAIADYQGPVYLRFGRPSWPIFTTDMPFQIGKAQQFAEGTDVSIFACGHMVWKAIEAGRILEEKGLSVDLINIHTIKPLDTEAVVKSLQKTKCAVTVEEHNVIGGLGDSIAQAAARHCPVPIEFIGTNDTFGESGTPTQLLTKYGLEADNIVAAAEKVMKRK; encoded by the coding sequence ATGCTTAAAGATATTCAGTCAACAGGGCAAAAAGACACCCGCAGCGGATTCGGTGACGGTATTGCAGAAGCCGCACGTACTAATCCCAATATCGTTGCGCTGACCGCAGACCTGGCCGGCTCCATGAAGCTGAACCAGTTCATGAAGGAGTACCCCGAGCGCTTTATCCAGGTAGGTATTGCAGAAGCCAATATGATCGGTATTGCCGCCGGTCTCACCATCGGAGGCAAGATCCCTTATACCACCACTTTCGCCAATTTCTCTACCGGCCGTGTGTATGACCAGATCCGTCAGTCCGTTGCCTATTCCGGCAAGAACGTGAAGATCTGTGCTTCCCACGCCGGCCTGACACTGGGCGAAGACGGTGCTACCCACCAGATCCTGGAAGATATCGGCCTGATGAAAATGTTGCCGGGCATGACCGTGATCGTTCCCTGCGATTACAGCCAGACCAAGGCAGCCACCATCGCTATTGCCGACTACCAGGGACCCGTGTACCTGCGTTTCGGACGCCCCTCCTGGCCCATCTTTACCACAGACATGCCCTTCCAGATCGGAAAGGCCCAGCAGTTTGCAGAAGGCACTGACGTGTCCATCTTCGCCTGCGGTCATATGGTATGGAAAGCCATTGAGGCAGGCCGTATCCTGGAAGAAAAAGGGTTGAGCGTGGACCTGATCAATATCCACACCATCAAACCCCTGGATACCGAAGCTGTGGTGAAATCACTGCAAAAGACAAAGTGCGCCGTAACTGTGGAAGAACACAATGTGATTGGTGGACTGGGTGATTCCATTGCCCAGGCAGCCGCCCGCCATTGTCCCGTTCCCATTGAGTTCATCGGCACCAATGATACTTTCGGGGAAAGCGGTACGCCCACCCAGCTGCTCACCAAATACGGTCTGGAAGCAGACAATATCGTGGCTGCTGCAGAGAAAGTGATGAAAAGAAAATAA
- a CDS encoding porin, with product MSQTVEAQFLMDMLDTSKDVGKGLLDIYKRYDHLRIGGYMQPQFQVASEKGINSYSGGNFGTHVNNRFILRRGRVRFDYAHYNDAGQPVTQFAFQFDGTERGVNIRDFWGRYFENKWSLFAVTGGMFARPFGYEVNLSSSDREAPERGRMSQILMKTERDLGAMLTFEPRVPGHPLRFFKVDAGIFNGQGLAGPGEYDSYKDFIGKLSLKPYPLSKKLTVSAAVSILQGGLMQPTRYEYRMGQTNTGKQFVVDSALSNLGEKAPRQYRGADLQWKLKNKWGFTELRGEYWWGTQTATNSNTETPGALLNEPLYSRPFDGGFFCFLQNIVNTKHQLVVKYDWYDPNTRVKGKEIGIPGNNLTVADIKYSTLSMGYVQYVNPQLKLFLFYDRVWNESTGLSGYTTDVKDNVFTCRLQFRF from the coding sequence ATGAGTCAAACAGTTGAGGCTCAATTCTTAATGGATATGCTGGATACGTCAAAGGACGTTGGAAAGGGGCTTTTGGACATTTACAAGCGGTATGACCACCTGCGGATAGGTGGGTATATGCAGCCCCAGTTCCAGGTAGCCAGTGAGAAAGGGATCAACAGCTACAGCGGGGGGAATTTTGGTACGCATGTCAATAACCGGTTCATACTTCGACGGGGGCGGGTCCGTTTTGATTATGCCCATTACAATGATGCCGGTCAGCCGGTTACCCAGTTCGCCTTCCAGTTTGACGGGACGGAACGGGGTGTTAACATCCGGGATTTCTGGGGCCGCTATTTTGAGAACAAATGGAGCCTGTTTGCCGTGACCGGGGGCATGTTTGCCCGGCCTTTTGGCTATGAGGTCAACCTTAGTTCCAGTGACCGGGAAGCGCCTGAAAGGGGGCGAATGAGCCAGATCCTGATGAAAACGGAACGGGACCTGGGCGCCATGCTGACCTTTGAACCAAGGGTACCGGGTCATCCCCTGCGCTTTTTTAAAGTGGATGCCGGCATTTTCAACGGCCAGGGACTGGCCGGTCCGGGGGAGTACGACAGCTACAAGGACTTTATCGGCAAACTATCCCTGAAGCCATACCCGCTCTCCAAAAAATTAACGGTCTCCGCGGCGGTGTCCATCCTGCAGGGCGGGCTCATGCAGCCCACCCGCTATGAATACCGGATGGGGCAAACCAATACCGGGAAGCAGTTTGTAGTGGACTCGGCGCTCAGCAACCTGGGCGAAAAGGCTCCCCGCCAGTACCGGGGGGCAGATTTGCAATGGAAACTCAAAAATAAATGGGGATTTACCGAACTGCGGGGGGAATACTGGTGGGGTACCCAGACCGCAACCAATAGCAATACGGAAACACCGGGCGCCCTGCTGAATGAACCGCTCTATTCCCGGCCTTTCGATGGCGGCTTCTTCTGCTTCCTGCAAAACATTGTGAACACCAAACACCAGCTGGTGGTCAAATACGACTGGTATGATCCCAATACCCGGGTAAAAGGCAAAGAGATCGGCATACCCGGCAATAACCTTACAGTAGCCGATATCAAATACAGTACCCTCAGCATGGGGTATGTTCAATATGTTAACCCGCAACTTAAGCTCTTCCTTTTTTACGACCGGGTATGGAATGAATCCACGGGATTGAGTGGCTACACTACCGATGTGAAGGACAATGTATTCACCTGCCGGTTACAATTCCGTTTCTGA
- a CDS encoding TonB-dependent receptor, translating to MSKKYCFLIALTLFSLVSFAQQQLNLSGKVLNNKNEPLQGVSVTVDGLSGGTTTDLEGRFTLKLVSGKKYELKFSAIGYIAKVVSEVEVTNGGVNELSVVLQNAGAELSTVTVTASRTSARLESVNSVIAFQKNTNTVASVVSAETIRRSPDRNTGEVLKRTPGASLLDGKFLVVRGLADRYNQAMLNGVLLTSTEPDRKTFSFDLIPSAMIDNIIINKAFVPELPGEWAGGLVQVNTKDIPSKSFFNVQIGTGFNTQTIGKDFYKVKGGDLDWLGIDDGARALPSSYTTKHEFGSLSAAEKTAIGKAMPNRWTAQRASAPLNTSFQANGGFNTTLWGKTIGGTFGVIYNKSNRILDMLNRQNNFADGTVNLNYDYNDERYAQDIMAGAIGSLSMRINSGNKISVKSLVNVNTSNFYMDRTGIDMDRGNDVRSSEITFNQNTFYTTQIMGEHTIISPLKLKWYGGFNILDGYSPDQRRLSYTRPTGSDQPYSLLIANLLPQETGSRIYQNLSDYIYTAGGDLSYSFDLFKQTQTVKGGYMLQIKDRLYDAKLFANYLPRDNAALRLLPADQVFAPDNFGDGSTNSTKIAFDAITGNIYRYMANTILNGAFLQFDNQFSEQLRVVWGVRVENYDQLIGSVKKWDPRHTHSEVTDVLPGLNATYKLNSKTNLRLSASQTVIRPELRELSTLNLYDFELNASVQGNPNLERTKVTNLDLRYELYARPGEVFTAGVFYKYFDKPIEQIFNLGGGGASTFSFQNPDKATSYGVELEFRKRLDFAQALRNFTFQANAAYIHSKVETDAKNIQIDRPMQGQSPYLINLGLNYDNQEKGFSATLLFNQIGQRIYLVGDVTQGAGQPDIYEAPRPVLDFQMAKKLLKEKAEIRLTVSDILNRKQYFYQNGDDKHSFQKNDDYYRFTRKYGTVIGATFSYSL from the coding sequence GTGAGCAAAAAGTACTGCTTCCTTATAGCCCTGACGTTATTTTCATTAGTCTCTTTCGCCCAGCAGCAGCTTAACCTCTCCGGTAAAGTGCTGAACAATAAAAACGAACCGCTCCAGGGTGTCTCCGTTACAGTAGACGGCCTGTCTGGCGGTACTACCACTGACCTGGAAGGTCGATTTACCCTCAAACTGGTTTCCGGTAAAAAATACGAACTGAAATTCTCCGCTATCGGTTATATAGCAAAAGTGGTCAGCGAAGTAGAAGTGACCAACGGCGGCGTTAACGAGCTGTCTGTTGTTTTACAGAATGCAGGCGCCGAGCTGAGCACCGTAACAGTAACTGCCAGCCGGACTTCCGCCCGCCTGGAATCTGTTAACTCCGTGATCGCTTTCCAGAAGAACACCAATACGGTAGCTTCTGTAGTTTCTGCTGAAACTATCCGCCGCTCTCCGGACAGGAATACCGGTGAAGTACTGAAGAGAACACCCGGCGCCAGCTTGCTGGATGGCAAATTCCTGGTAGTGCGTGGCCTGGCCGACCGTTACAACCAGGCGATGCTGAACGGTGTCCTGCTGACCAGCACTGAACCGGACCGCAAGACCTTCTCTTTTGACCTGATCCCTTCCGCCATGATCGATAACATCATTATCAATAAGGCCTTTGTTCCCGAGCTTCCGGGAGAATGGGCTGGTGGCCTGGTGCAGGTGAACACAAAAGACATTCCTTCCAAAAGCTTTTTCAATGTGCAGATAGGTACGGGCTTCAACACCCAGACCATCGGCAAGGACTTCTATAAAGTAAAAGGTGGCGACCTGGACTGGCTGGGTATTGACGATGGCGCCAGAGCCCTTCCTTCCAGCTATACTACCAAACATGAGTTCGGCAGCCTGAGCGCCGCTGAAAAAACAGCCATTGGTAAAGCAATGCCCAATAGGTGGACTGCTCAAAGGGCTTCTGCTCCGCTTAATACTTCTTTCCAGGCCAACGGCGGTTTCAATACCACCCTCTGGGGTAAAACCATCGGTGGTACTTTCGGTGTTATCTATAATAAGAGCAACCGCATCCTGGACATGCTGAACCGGCAGAACAACTTTGCAGATGGTACTGTTAACCTGAACTACGATTATAATGACGAGCGCTATGCACAGGATATCATGGCCGGCGCCATCGGCAGCCTGAGCATGCGGATCAATTCCGGTAACAAGATCTCCGTCAAATCACTGGTGAATGTCAATACCAGCAATTTCTATATGGACCGTACCGGCATTGACATGGATCGCGGCAATGATGTGCGGTCTTCTGAGATCACTTTCAACCAGAATACTTTCTATACAACCCAGATCATGGGTGAGCATACCATCATCAGCCCGCTGAAGCTGAAATGGTATGGTGGCTTTAACATCCTGGATGGTTACAGCCCTGACCAGCGCCGCCTGTCCTATACCAGGCCAACCGGCTCTGATCAGCCTTATTCCCTGCTGATCGCCAACCTGCTTCCGCAGGAAACCGGCAGCCGGATCTACCAGAACCTGAGTGATTATATCTATACTGCCGGCGGTGATCTTTCCTATTCTTTTGATCTGTTCAAACAAACGCAGACCGTAAAAGGTGGCTATATGCTGCAGATCAAAGACCGCCTGTATGATGCCAAGCTGTTTGCCAACTACCTGCCCAGGGATAATGCAGCGCTTCGTCTGCTGCCTGCTGACCAGGTATTTGCACCTGACAATTTTGGGGATGGCTCTACCAACAGCACAAAAATTGCTTTTGACGCCATTACCGGAAATATCTACCGTTACATGGCCAATACCATCCTGAATGGTGCTTTCCTGCAGTTTGATAACCAGTTTAGCGAACAGCTCCGCGTGGTCTGGGGTGTTCGTGTAGAGAACTATGATCAGCTGATAGGCAGTGTGAAGAAATGGGATCCCCGTCATACACATAGTGAAGTGACCGATGTGCTGCCCGGCCTGAACGCCACTTATAAGCTGAATAGCAAAACAAACCTGCGTTTGTCCGCCTCTCAGACAGTGATCCGTCCTGAGCTGCGTGAGCTGAGCACCCTCAACCTGTATGATTTTGAACTGAACGCTTCCGTACAGGGTAATCCTAACCTGGAAAGGACCAAGGTTACTAACCTGGACCTGCGCTATGAACTGTATGCAAGACCTGGCGAAGTATTTACCGCCGGTGTGTTCTATAAATATTTTGATAAGCCTATTGAGCAGATCTTCAACCTCGGTGGTGGTGGCGCCAGCACCTTCAGCTTCCAGAATCCTGACAAGGCCACTTCTTATGGCGTAGAGCTGGAATTCCGTAAAAGACTGGATTTTGCCCAGGCGCTCCGCAATTTCACCTTCCAGGCCAATGCCGCCTATATCCACAGCAAGGTGGAAACCGATGCCAAGAATATCCAGATCGACAGGCCTATGCAGGGTCAGTCGCCCTACCTCATCAACCTCGGCCTGAACTATGACAACCAGGAGAAAGGCTTCAGCGCCACCCTGCTGTTCAACCAGATTGGCCAGCGTATCTACCTGGTAGGTGATGTTACACAAGGCGCCGGTCAGCCGGATATCTATGAAGCACCCCGCCCTGTGCTCGACTTCCAGATGGCTAAAAAGCTCCTGAAGGAAAAAGCGGAGATCAGGCTCACCGTATCTGATATCCTGAACAGGAAGCAATACTTCTACCAGAACGGGGACGACAAACACTCCTTCCAGAAAAACGACGACTACTACCGTTTCACCCGGAAATACGGCACTGTCATCGGTGCAACTTTCAGCTACTCTCTTTAA
- a CDS encoding inorganic phosphate transporter codes for MTFLVIIIILALVFDYINGFHDAANSIATIVSTKVLTPFQAVLWAALFNFAAFFIAKYWIGEFKIGNSFAKSINSHFITLPVIFSALVAAIAWNLLTWWFGIPSSSSHTLLGGFIGAALAHVGHFHAEGVTVINYSVVLPIFLFIFGAPLIGMFMALIITLLIVNICRKANPYRADSWFRRLQLVSSALFSLGHGSNDAQKVLGLIAAAMVANGNLDSVNNVPDWVPLACFSAIAVGTMSGGWKIVKTMGSRITKVTPLEGVAAETAGAITLFMTEHLAIPVSTTHTITGAIMGVGATKRLSAVRWGVTINLLWAWILTIPVSAVLAAIVYYIVKLFL; via the coding sequence ATGACTTTCCTGGTGATCATTATTATTCTGGCGCTCGTATTCGATTATATCAATGGTTTTCATGATGCGGCCAACTCCATAGCCACCATTGTTTCCACCAAAGTGCTGACGCCCTTCCAGGCGGTGCTCTGGGCGGCGCTCTTCAACTTTGCAGCCTTTTTTATTGCCAAATACTGGATCGGGGAGTTCAAGATCGGGAACTCCTTTGCCAAATCCATCAATAGCCATTTTATTACCCTCCCGGTGATCTTTTCGGCCCTGGTGGCCGCTATCGCCTGGAACCTGCTCACCTGGTGGTTTGGTATCCCCTCCTCTTCTTCCCATACCCTGCTGGGTGGCTTTATAGGCGCTGCCCTGGCCCACGTAGGTCATTTCCACGCAGAAGGAGTGACTGTTATCAACTATAGCGTGGTATTGCCTATTTTCCTGTTCATCTTCGGCGCACCACTGATAGGTATGTTCATGGCGCTTATCATAACGCTACTAATTGTCAATATATGCCGAAAGGCTAACCCCTACCGGGCAGATAGCTGGTTCCGCCGGCTGCAGCTGGTATCTTCAGCCCTGTTCAGCCTGGGCCATGGCAGTAACGATGCCCAGAAGGTCCTGGGCCTGATTGCCGCCGCCATGGTGGCCAATGGTAACCTGGACAGTGTGAATAATGTGCCCGACTGGGTACCGCTGGCCTGCTTCAGCGCCATTGCCGTAGGTACTATGAGCGGTGGCTGGAAGATAGTAAAGACCATGGGCTCCCGCATCACTAAAGTAACCCCGCTGGAAGGCGTGGCTGCCGAAACAGCTGGTGCTATAACACTCTTTATGACAGAACACCTGGCCATCCCGGTCAGTACCACACATACCATCACCGGCGCTATTATGGGCGTAGGCGCTACCAAACGCCTGTCCGCGGTGCGCTGGGGCGTAACCATCAACCTGCTCTGGGCCTGGATCCTGACCATCCCCGTCAGTGCAGTGCTGGCCGCCATTGTTTACTATATTGTAAAGCTCTTCCTCTAA
- a CDS encoding DUF47 family protein — translation MGLNSIMKIFIPKDKVFFTLFEQVALTVAKMGKLMKEVVTEPDFDKRAALIAQVEDLEHVNDDYTHKIFTELGRNFITPFDREDIHYLATALDDIADYIFASAKKINFYKVNPNDQGIQKMADLIEQGCEQIKNAVVELRNMKNMRRITDALVKVNSIENQADDIFDMSIDRLFETEPDAKEVIKKREIYQVMEVVTDKCEDAGNVIESIIIKYA, via the coding sequence ATGGGGCTGAATTCCATTATGAAGATCTTCATACCAAAGGATAAAGTGTTCTTTACCTTGTTTGAGCAGGTTGCATTAACAGTAGCTAAAATGGGCAAATTGATGAAAGAAGTGGTTACTGAACCTGATTTCGACAAACGCGCCGCCCTGATTGCCCAGGTGGAAGACCTGGAGCATGTGAACGATGATTACACCCACAAGATCTTTACCGAGCTCGGCCGGAACTTCATCACTCCCTTCGACCGCGAGGATATCCACTACCTGGCTACCGCGCTGGACGATATTGCCGACTATATCTTTGCTTCTGCCAAAAAGATCAATTTTTATAAAGTGAACCCCAACGATCAGGGCATCCAGAAAATGGCCGACCTGATTGAACAGGGCTGCGAGCAGATCAAAAATGCCGTTGTAGAATTACGCAACATGAAGAACATGCGGCGGATCACCGATGCGCTGGTCAAAGTGAACAGCATCGAGAACCAGGCCGATGATATCTTCGACATGAGCATTGACCGCCTCTTCGAAACGGAGCCTGACGCCAAGGAAGTGATCAAGAAAAGGGAGATCTACCAGGTAATGGAAGTGGTCACCGATAAATGTGAAGATGCAGGCAATGTGATCGAATCGATCATTATCAAGTACGCGTAA
- the rfbA gene encoding glucose-1-phosphate thymidylyltransferase RfbA: MKGIILAGGSGTRLHPITYGISKQIMPIYDKPMIYYPLSTLMLAGIQEILIISTPHDLPQFKRLLGDGSKLGLKFSYAEQAVPNGLAQAFVIGADFIGSDSVALVLGDNIFYGAGLGEQLAKNSHPDGGIVYAYHVSDPERYGVVEFDASKKALSIEEKPTAPKSSYAVPGLYFYDNEVVAIARDLKPSPRGEYEITDVNKEYLRRQKLTVSILDRGTAWLDTGTFDSLMQAGQFVQVIEQRQGIKIACIEEIAYRKGFISKEQLEAMAQPLLKSGYGQYLMNVLKENS; the protein is encoded by the coding sequence ATGAAAGGAATTATTCTGGCTGGAGGTTCCGGAACCCGTTTACACCCCATCACCTACGGCATCAGCAAACAGATCATGCCTATTTACGACAAACCCATGATCTATTACCCTTTGTCCACACTTATGCTGGCTGGTATCCAGGAGATACTGATCATTTCCACTCCCCACGATCTTCCCCAGTTCAAAAGACTACTGGGAGACGGCTCCAAGCTGGGCCTGAAGTTCTCCTATGCTGAACAGGCTGTACCCAATGGACTGGCCCAGGCCTTTGTAATAGGCGCCGATTTTATTGGCAGCGACAGCGTGGCCCTGGTACTGGGGGATAATATTTTTTATGGAGCAGGCCTTGGTGAACAACTGGCTAAGAATAGCCATCCCGATGGCGGCATTGTATACGCCTACCATGTCAGCGACCCCGAGCGCTACGGTGTGGTGGAATTTGATGCCAGTAAAAAAGCGCTTTCCATTGAGGAAAAGCCCACAGCACCCAAAAGTAGTTACGCTGTACCGGGCTTGTACTTCTATGATAATGAGGTAGTAGCCATTGCCCGCGACTTAAAACCAAGTCCACGTGGCGAATATGAGATTACTGATGTAAATAAGGAATATCTTCGCAGGCAGAAACTGACCGTTTCCATCCTGGACAGGGGTACGGCCTGGTTGGACACCGGCACCTTTGACTCCCTGATGCAAGCTGGACAGTTTGTCCAGGTCATTGAACAGCGGCAGGGCATCAAGATCGCCTGTATAGAAGAGATCGCCTACCGTAAAGGGTTCATCTCCAAAGAACAGCTGGAGGCAATGGCGCAGCCGCTCCTGAAAAGCGGTTATGGTCAGTACCTGATGAATGTACTAAAGGAAAATTCATAA